The nucleotide sequence CTGTTTAAATAAAGTCCTgaagcaacaaaacaaaaagattccATGTTGGCCTTTACACCCTTAAACATTTCTTAAAgcataattaaaattaaaacgcCTCAGCCTCCTCAGAAATTCAGATTCCTAAATGTATTAATGTTTGAAGAACGATTACACCCAATCCCCAATCAGGTATGAGAAAATCAGCTCTACACTTCTTCTGGAAGCCCCTTCTTATGCTATGTCCATATTAAACAATTTCTGCAAAATGTTAGTGCtttgtttgttgtgttttttccaGATAAACGCCTCCTCTCACCCAACAACAAACTCCCCCCTTGGGCTGCAATTCGATCTGAGGGACTCAAATTTATATCCTCCTAAAATAAGCCCCGCCCACAAACACCCAAGAGCACACcaagagggaaaaaatgggTATTATATACCACAATAGCCCTTTAGCTACTGTGTTTTAATCTCTTCAGGAAATGGTTTCTTCCACAGTAACACCTTTTGTCCCTGCCTGAGGTCCTTGTCCTTTTGTGCTGTGAACATCTTCATTGCACCCATTTGTATGTTTATTGCTCTGTGCTGTAGtcatattgcatttttaatatcAAGCAGGAGTTGGCATCAAATGAGAGATAAACACATTGTATGACTGACTTGTTTAcatttacaatttaaaatgtgctGTCATTTAACTTTTAGCTTTACTGAACCtgctaataaaataaatatttcaaattttatgCGTGATTTTAACATATAATGCATTGTAAGTTGTTTAGTATGACACAAAACATCTCAATTTATGTATATACTATTTATGTTTATGCAAAATCGTTGGAACGATTAACACTAGGAATTACGAGCTCCGATGCTGGACATGAAGGCAACATCCACCTTACCCAAAATGCATTGCGCCAccgccatttttgttgttgtgctaAGTTCACTAGTAAATCGAGCCTGAAATTCGGGCACAATCTTTCATTAAaacctttattaaataattatCTTTTGTTTCTATTATTTGAAATCTTTGTCCTTGTAGGTGGTGGGTTATtagaaacaacaaaacaacatggcTCAATACAAAGGAGCCGCCAGCGAAGCTGGAAGAGCCATGCAACTGATGAAAAAACGAGAAAAGGAGAGAGAACAACTTGAACAATTGAAACAGAGAATTGCAGAGGTTTGTAGCCCTTAAAATCGAAAACCTATCGGTCATTAATTGACTGCGATAGTTcgcttttagaaaaaaaaatattatctagCCTTTCCCAATCAAATTGGACAGGACGTCtaacgccgtcaatggcaccgaATGATGAGCATTTTAGAGTCAGTCCGACTATCTTTGACATATGCACTCAATGTGTTAAATGTTATGATTAAatctacaggtgtcaaagtggcggcccgggggccaaatctggcccgctgtatcattttgtgcggcccgagaaagtgaaTCAttaatgccgactttctgttttaggatcaaattaaaataaagattatatatgtatgttatatttccttatgttccccccttttaaatcaaaatgtgcATTCTTTTCATCCatgttttctctgtttttagttcaaaataattttgtaaaatctaaatatatatacaaatatttcctattttccactttaatatggaacatcaTGATTAAAcgagatttaaataaaaaaacattgttttagatctgtaaaaacggaatatttaggacttttgatcgagttcatttaatccatttataaaaaacaaaaaaatctaaaatggtcaggcCCACgtcaaatcgagttgacgttaatgcggcccgcgtaCCTtagccgagtctgacacccttgatttaataTGCAATTTCAATATTTGCAGCTATAGTatgttttccattgttttttaaatcatttttgcaGGACAACATGGTGAAATCCAACATCGACAAGAAGTTTTCCGCTCATTATGATGCTGTAGAGGCAGAGTTAAAGTCCAGCACAGTTGGTTTGTATATTTTCTCCCAATTTGTCTCATGCATTATACTTTAAAAGACTAAAATAAGCAGTGGTTTGATTGTCTTTGACCTGTTTATTCTATCTCTTTATTAGGTCTGGTGACACTGAATGATATGAAAGCTAAACAAGAGGCCCTTGTGAAAGAACGAGAGAAGCAATTGGCAAAGAAGGAACAATCTAAGGAACTCCAGCTGTGAGTCAAACATATTTTCTTGTAAAGTAAAGATGTTGCCATATAGAGTCATTATCAAGTCATTCATTACATTCTCCTCACCATTTTTGCAGCAAGCTCGAGAAGCAGAAggagaaaaagaggaaagaagaacagaaaagaaaaattgcCAGTTTGTCATTCAATCCCgaagatgatggtgatgatgatgatgaagatgaggaggaggaaaaggaagaggaagacgatgaggaagaagaagaagaggaactgGAATGTGAGTCTGAACTTAAGgattgttaaaatatatattttgtggaTCAAGTCCTGTTCTTTGGTTTTTATGCTATGTTATAATCATTATGATTTATTTCTTTGAATCCAGTTCAGGATGTCATTGACCAAACTGTTGCTTATCAGACGTTTAGCCTCATTCAGACAATGCGATGCTTTTCAATCAACATAGTATACATTCAAAAAGGTTAGCGCAGGGGTGTCAagctccctttggtctgcgggccgaatacagcttaatttgagatcaagcgggctggaccagtaaactcattgcaaaatgacgtagaactaacaataagcccacttttttcctttgtattagtcactaatactaaaaaTTAGtccaaagaatgagtaaattatcaaaatgtttattaacagaattttccttttacattatggacaatatattatgaacaagaaaataacataagaacataaatgtcaattcatgtctgcacgtactaaaacactgcgcccctagcggataatacaagaactacaatttttaaagaaaattcatattttttttatacaatgcagctttcttccccgggccgtaccaaaccaccagacgggcctgatccggcccacgggccgtatgtttgacaccactgggtTAGCGTCACTGAAACATTTGtgtttcaaattaatttaacgttaatttcataaaaaactaacaaaaaacacCATTCCCAGCAGATAGCGAACCTCCATTGTAGTTTTATTTGAGATTCAAATATATTGATGCAAAAGTTGATcatgtataatatatgtataatgaCTGACATTGGTTGAATACTCAATTCTAAAAATATTGGTTTGCTATAGCCATTGCAAAGGCCTATCTTTTCTCATGgaagaagggaaaaacaatCTTTGATGCATAACTTATCTTTCTCTTATAGATCTCCCTGTAAAGAAGAAAAAGCTTGGAAAAAATCCAGATGTGGATACAAGTTTCCTCCCTGATCGTGACCGAGAGGTGGGATTCAATAATTTCACAATCATTGGCTCATCTGTAAAACTTTACTTTTATCCTGTTTCCATGCCAATTACAAATCGCCTCAACTTAGGgacctcatttttttcccaagaagAAATGTGCCCGTACCAAAGGGGAAAAGTACAATGTTGCATTCAAGGGATGATAAAATTAACCCTAGAATAAGTGCCTTGTTAATGGGGTGACTTAAAATATCCATTTTGACATGAGATTAATTTGCATTGAAGATGCAACCATCATTACGTTAATTTTGGTAATTGTACTTATTTTATTACCTTTTAAATTAGCTGTGATTGGTTCCATTATAACCCTAATCAGGACTGAAGCTAAAATAGCGCATTGCTAATATGTAGTGGGTAAAACAATATGGCATAAAAGAACATTGTGCAAATTAAGGTTAtaatttttccttattttcGCCTAAATTCTTGTGGTCAGGAGGAGGAAAATCGTCTTCGAGAAGAACTCAGGCAGGAATGGGAACTCAAACAAGAAAAGATCAAGAGTGAGTGTCAAAATCTGCCAGATAACAACATATTTTTGCTCTAAAAATTTTCAGTTTGATCCcatttacaccaaaaaaatcatgCTTTTAACCTTTGCTTTCAGGCGAAGAGATCGAGATTACCTTCAGCTACTGGGATGGATCCGGCCATCGCAAAACTGTCAAAGTAGAGCACAGCCCACATAGAATAAAAGAACAACTTTAGCATAAAAATGGTCCGCTCTTCACAACCTTAATGGTTTCTTTGTGTTTCTCCTTCAGATGAAAAAGGGAAACACAATGCAGAATTTTCTACAAAGAGCCCTGGAAGTCTTAAGAAAGGATTTCAGTGAACTCAGGTCAGATACAAGTATtgcaagcaatgttccctctaagctgtttgcgcaattgtgcactactgtcgtcttctctgcgtagcagcaatcatatggtgcgcagttaataaaatccaaactttttaatttaaaaatatatatacagtgttccctcgcttattgcggttaatggggaccgggaccacccgcgataagtgcatttccgcgaagtagggattccccttccaaaatgcttaatttgaatttaatttaaaaaaaaaaaaaaacatttttttttaccgcctgtatacagtacaccatatagaatacgggtagagaaagtgaaattcatgttataacaataaaaactgtaaaatatgttgtttcaatgtaatatttgtattttttttccccaaaaaaatccgcgaagctctgcgttaactgaagcgcgaagtagcgggggaaccctgtatatatattattattattattatttttaaccctttccccATAATGGCGTCGTTGACgcgggagccagtggcagtagctctgtccactctaatgtttttcgtgttttacagcatgttttacatgaaaaattagagggaacattgacatgcacctgcttatggcaggtgtgatactggtgtgcccataacgagcaatgatgatgtcatcacactggtactcagtgcactcagggaggttgtctttctgcccagaccaacgaaaattAAGACGGGAACATTGATTACAAGCACTAGAATGTTTGTACAATTATAGCTAGTAATTCTTTATTAAAACTTGATTAAACTTGACACAAAATATAAAccacatgttttctttttgacatCTTGACCTTTGCAGACCTGTTTAGTGATATCAGGAAATTGTGAAAAGTGTTACTAAATATAAagtattgttttcttttcaggtCTGCTGGAGTTGAGCAGCTTATGTATATTAAAGAAGATCTGATCATCCCACATGTGAGTAGTGATTAGATTTTTCAACACATTAACCCATTCACTGCCATTTCCGGTGCTGCACGTCCAATCTAGTTGTACTAGGAGGCCTGGAAGTGGTCAATGGGAATTAAACGTCTAGCACCGTCAAGGACGGAGAATGAGGTAAATACCTAAAATTTGAGTTGTGGTGATCCCCTTTTTCTCTGATTTCAGCACCACagcttttatgactttattgtgACCAAAGCCAGAGGGAAATCTGGTAGGTTAACCATTAGAATTATTCCACACTTATTTTGAAACATGTTTTCTGGCAGTGCAAgcccaagtaaaaaaaatgggtctttattttatatttgtcatGTCGTAGTTATAATCCCCCCCTTTGTTACAGTGACAAATACGTAGAAATATATGATCACATTATTATGCCCACAACAAATTTAATATAACTTGAATTTAAAATTAGAAGCCAGTAAATTCCTTTTTGGGAAAATTCAGACCTGTGCGTTTGTcctgttaagaaaaaaaatatatataatgtaggTAAAACTATTACAAGAATGTCTATAGTCCCTGAATAGACTGTTTATGCCAGATTACTTGCTCTCTTTTCAATAATTGCTTTTGTGCTGTCCAATtctatgtacagtgttccctcgctacttcgcggttcagacactgcggattcagagcttcgtggattttttggggagaaaaaaaatacaaatattacattgagacaacatattttacagtttttttttgttataacaggaatttcactctctctacccatattctatatggtgtactgtatacaggggggtaaaaaaaaaaaaatacattaaaattaagcatttttgaaggggcatccctacttcgcggaaattcacttatcgcgggtggtcccggtccccattaaccgcaataaccgagggaacactgtattctttCAGGTGGTCACTAAACACAATAACTGTTATCATACTTTTTTCATTGAagatttgtttttgcttttttattccTTAAAAGGTCCTCTCTTCAGCTTTGATGTCCACGATGACATCCGTCTGGTCAATGATGCCACTGTAGAGAAAGATGAGGTGAAGCCTATTATTAGCagcaattgtttttattttatcttaatacacttgttcttcttctttagTCTCACGCAGGTAAAGTCGTTTTGAGGAGCTGGtatgaaaaaaacaagcacatcTTCCCCGCTAGTCGCTGGGAACCATATGACCCTGAGAAGAAATGGGACAAATACACGGTagggttttgttttcttttgtaggTTTTGGATTTCGAGTATGCACCAATTGTACTGTTTAAAAGAACTTTATTGCTGTATGGCAATACAAATGGCTGAGTAAGCAAAGTAACCCcgtaaccaatgttccctctaagatgcgcacttaaaagtcttaaattttctccaaaatagacagtgcgccttataatccagtgcgccttataatccagtgcgccttataattcagtgcgccttatatatggaaaaaacccgaaaacaaaaaaacaccactgtcagatattaaaaaaacacaaacgcctgaactgaaacaatactgttaaatatgcagatgccatcttagtttacaaaatcttccatcatatagctcctcccccaatgcaagattttatacaaaaaaaaatccaaaacatcaacaatggctggctctagaggtgactgtgtagtgagtaccttcatacctggaagtcaatagcaattaccgtattttcacgactataaggtgcacttaaaagtcttaaattttctccaaaatagacagtgcgccttataatacagtgcgccttataatacagttcaccttataatacagtgcgccttatatatggaaaatgtcattaattgagggtgcgccttataatgcggtgcgccttatagtcgtgaaaatacggtacattgactttaaataacCAGTTCTGCAATAATTTAAAAGTCCAACTTTAAACTGAGTTCTTAGGAGATATGTTCTAAATGTTTGACAATTTGTGGTTCAATTCTAAATTGTACAACTTCAGTGGTATTCATTTTacttctccaattcaagtataaAAGTACAGCATTCCGCTAAAGATTAAGAAAAGAGCTATggcattcaattattttcttttgttcaaAAGAAAGTTATTCTCCTTGTGTCGCAATTAAATTGTGCAGACATAATTGTTTTTGGAGTTGTTTTCAGTTTGGTCTTTTTCCATGTCTAGTCATACACAAGAAATGTTCCGCTGTGAGTTTCCTATATGTTCAAGTCTGACCCGAAGCCATATATTAAACACCAGTCTAGTTACATTTTTGACTGTTGAAAATTTCTTGTTAggttcatttgacataacaatgtttttccttttttttcccccagatccGATAAAGCTGCAGTGAACCTCTCCTGTAATATAGCATATTTTCTCCTGCACCCTTTCCCAATTGGAGTCTATCACCTAAATTTTGTTTCTAATCCCCCAAATGTACCTAAAATTTTAATTGCCTCTATCATGTGAACAGCCTGCTAGACATGTATATATTACTGATTAAACTGAACCTGTAACAACACGTGTTACTGGTCTTTATTGACTATAATGGCTCATAATctagagcacatgtgtcaaagtggcggcccgggggccagatctggcccgccgcatcattttgtgtggcccgggaaagtaaattatgagtacCGACTCTCTGTttaaggataaaattaaaatgaagagtatagatttatgtTAAATTCCCCGATTTTCccgcttttaaatcaataactgccattttttttctgtgtttttagtttaaaaaaaattgtaaaatctaaaaaaatattttaaaaaagctaaaataaacattgttttaaatctatacaaaaaaatgaatattcagggattttaatccagttcttttaatccatttatagaaaaaaaaatctaaatattatatatttcctgatgttctcccttttaaatcaataattgcaatttttgaatcaatttttttctgattttagttcaaaaataattttgtaaaatctaaaaaaatatattaaaaaaagctaaaatgaacattgttttagatctataaaaaacagaatattcagggtttttaatccagttcttttaaccatttatagaaaaaaataaaatctaaatattatatatttcctgatgttcccccttttaaatcagtaattgcatattttaattcatttttctgtgtttttagttcaaaaataatttagtcaaatctaaaaaatatataaaaaaaagctaaaataaacatagttttagatctataaaaaactgaatattcagggtttttaatccagttcttttaaccatttatagaaaaaaataaaatctaaatattacatatttcctgattttccccctttttaatcagtAATTGcaactttttaatcatttttttctgtttttagttcaaaaataattttgtaaaatcaaaaaaaatatatataaaaaaagctaaaataaacattgttttagatccataataaaactgaatattcagggcttttaatccagttctttgaatccatttattaaaaaaatatctaaatattatatctaaaatggtccggcccacctgaaatcaagtttacGTTAACGCCGCCCACAAACccacccgagtctga is from Stigmatopora nigra isolate UIUO_SnigA chromosome 1, RoL_Snig_1.1, whole genome shotgun sequence and encodes:
- the fam50a gene encoding protein FAM50A, producing the protein MAQYKGAASEAGRAMQLMKKREKEREQLEQLKQRIAEDNMVKSNIDKKFSAHYDAVEAELKSSTVGLVTLNDMKAKQEALVKEREKQLAKKEQSKELQLKLEKQKEKKRKEEQKRKIASLSFNPEDDGDDDDEDEEEEKEEEDDEEEEEEELEYLPVKKKKLGKNPDVDTSFLPDRDREEEENRLREELRQEWELKQEKIKSEEIEITFSYWDGSGHRKTVKMKKGNTMQNFLQRALEVLRKDFSELRSAGVEQLMYIKEDLIIPHHHSFYDFIVTKARGKSGPLFSFDVHDDIRLVNDATVEKDESHAGKVVLRSWYEKNKHIFPASRWEPYDPEKKWDKYTIR